In Candidatus Mycalebacterium zealandia, one DNA window encodes the following:
- a CDS encoding AAA family ATPase: MYYLFFTKMISLKISEIDCSDMGKGVAKLSRNNMHELGLEPFDTIEIGGKRKTVARAVPLETEDGTNENIIEIDSFTRRNARSEINDFVIVRKSSFETAKRVTVAVSDKTVLYERKKGMDAILSSLLGLALTKGDRVGMSSNGKAGNSSKTAGEIYVISAVPSSPNPIVIDETTEITIAKLPANMEENRDKTRYARIGGLKKQINKIREIVEIPVRFPEVFARLGIEPPRGILLIGPPGSGKTMLAKSAIHETGMNFQIVNGPEIISKHYGESEARIREIFETAQKKQPSIVFLDELDAIAPHRDKVAGEVEKRVVAQLLTMMDGLEKKGNVIVIGATNLPDLIDPALRRAGRFDREILLDVPDSLSRIEILKIHCEAMPLSKDVDFQRIAELTNGFTGADIEMLCKEAGLKALGGFLEEFDGNGYETKTAKKNKKKNGEISVSMENFTDALKEVEPSAIREISVDIPETGLESIGGLKEIKNTLFESVIMPLRHRELYKTAEVTPPRGIMLCGAPGTGKTLIARALANECGVNFISIKGAEMLSKYVGESERAIRNVFSKARQVAPSIIFFDEIDALAPVRRESEGNRVSEQVVSQMLAEMDGIEELSDVQVLAATNRRDIVDPALMRSGRFDLILNIPLPDRESIEEILKIHIGGKPLAKNVNFKTLAAKMKGMSGADVKLVCDKSSIFALNEQIKKRDGKTFRITNSHFLKSLKEVSEKSAAPARRGG; encoded by the coding sequence ATGTATTATTTATTTTTCACAAAGATGATCTCGCTGAAAATATCAGAAATAGACTGTAGCGACATGGGCAAAGGAGTTGCCAAACTCAGCCGCAACAACATGCATGAGCTGGGACTTGAGCCGTTTGACACCATTGAAATCGGCGGAAAAAGAAAGACGGTTGCCAGAGCCGTGCCCCTTGAAACCGAAGACGGAACAAACGAAAACATAATTGAGATTGATTCATTCACCCGCCGCAACGCCCGGTCGGAAATCAACGATTTTGTGATAGTAAGAAAATCGTCCTTTGAAACCGCGAAACGCGTTACGGTGGCGGTTTCGGACAAAACCGTTCTCTACGAAAGAAAAAAAGGCATGGATGCGATTCTTTCAAGCCTCCTTGGTCTCGCGCTGACAAAGGGTGACAGGGTTGGAATGTCGTCAAACGGCAAAGCCGGGAACTCGTCCAAAACAGCCGGGGAAATCTATGTCATCAGCGCCGTGCCCTCCTCGCCCAATCCAATTGTTATAGATGAAACAACCGAAATCACAATCGCGAAACTTCCCGCTAACATGGAGGAGAACCGCGACAAAACCAGATACGCACGGATCGGAGGGCTGAAAAAACAGATAAACAAAATCCGCGAAATTGTTGAAATACCCGTCCGGTTTCCCGAAGTTTTCGCCCGCCTTGGAATAGAGCCGCCGAGGGGAATTCTGCTCATCGGTCCGCCGGGAAGCGGGAAAACGATGCTCGCGAAATCGGCAATTCACGAAACAGGAATGAATTTTCAGATTGTGAACGGGCCCGAAATCATCAGCAAACACTACGGTGAAAGCGAAGCGCGAATAAGGGAGATATTTGAAACCGCGCAGAAAAAACAGCCGTCCATTGTTTTTCTTGATGAGTTGGACGCCATCGCTCCGCACAGGGACAAAGTTGCCGGAGAGGTGGAAAAAAGAGTGGTCGCCCAGTTGCTTACCATGATGGACGGGCTGGAGAAAAAAGGCAATGTCATAGTTATCGGAGCCACTAACCTTCCGGACTTGATTGACCCCGCGCTGCGGCGCGCCGGCAGGTTTGACAGGGAAATACTGCTTGATGTTCCCGACAGTCTGTCAAGAATTGAAATCCTGAAAATCCACTGCGAAGCGATGCCGCTTTCAAAGGATGTTGATTTTCAACGCATCGCGGAATTGACCAACGGCTTCACCGGCGCGGACATTGAAATGCTGTGCAAAGAGGCGGGGCTCAAAGCGCTTGGCGGGTTTCTTGAAGAGTTTGACGGCAACGGATACGAAACAAAAACCGCGAAAAAAAACAAAAAGAAAAACGGCGAAATTTCTGTCTCAATGGAAAACTTCACAGACGCGCTCAAAGAGGTTGAGCCGTCCGCCATACGGGAAATCTCGGTGGATATTCCTGAAACCGGACTTGAAAGCATAGGCGGACTAAAAGAGATAAAAAACACACTTTTTGAATCCGTGATTATGCCGTTGCGCCACAGGGAACTCTATAAAACCGCCGAGGTAACCCCGCCCAGAGGCATAATGCTGTGCGGCGCTCCTGGAACGGGAAAAACTCTTATTGCAAGAGCGCTCGCGAACGAATGCGGAGTCAATTTCATCTCGATTAAAGGCGCGGAGATGCTTTCAAAATATGTCGGCGAATCCGAGCGTGCGATACGCAATGTTTTCTCAAAAGCCCGTCAGGTTGCTCCGTCAATAATCTTTTTTGACGAAATTGACGCGCTGGCTCCGGTCAGAAGAGAATCCGAAGGAAACAGGGTTTCCGAGCAGGTAGTGAGCCAGATGCTTGCCGAGATGGACGGCATAGAAGAGCTTTCGGATGTGCAGGTGCTCGCGGCGACAAACCGCAGAGACATAGTTGACCCCGCGCTTATGCGCTCGGGCAGGTTTGACCTCATTCTCAACATACCGCTTCCAGACCGCGAAAGCATTGAGGAAATTCTGAAAATTCACATCGGCGGCAAACCGCTCGCAAAAAATGTGAACTTCAAAACACTCGCGGCAAAAATGAAGGGAATGTCCGGGGCGGATGTAAAACTTGTGTGCGACAAATCTTCTATCTTCGCGCTAAATGAACAGATTAAAAAACGCGACGGAAAAACCTTCCGTATAACCAATTCACACTTCCTGAAAAGTTTGAAGGAAGTCAGTGAAAAGAGCGCGGCTCCCGCGCGGCGAGGCGGTTAA
- the ileS gene encoding isoleucine--tRNA ligase, whose protein sequence is MSEKTKKEYKNSLNLPQAKDFPMKAGLLQKEPEIQKEWDKTGLFSAIKEKSKEREKFVLHDGPPYANGSIHIGHLLNKILKDIVVRSKTMEGFDSFLTPGWDCHGLPIEHKVLKESEDLTAEADPIQIRKKCRNYADKFVRKQTKEMKRLGTVADYENPYLTMTPEYEAGVLEVFSKLVAKNIVRHDLKPVHWSIENKTALAEAELEYHEKTDPSVYVLFPVANTSALPQSLNAPAKSNVFLMIWTTTPWTLPANRAIAAARDAKYGLYAINKTEKGDRRFCVVSENLAESIFEQTGADARKLGSCSGEDLADAQTAYNHPFVEYQGRVICAPHVGTDEGTGLVHTAPGHGAEDYSAALKEGIEIYCPVREDGTFDESVPGWLHGKNVWKGNGIVIEKLREAELLFHSKEIVHSYPHDWRGKTPTIFRATAQWFIRMDEPVGNGGKTLRELALASIADEIRFHPEWGSKRLGGMVESRPDWCISRQRAWGLPIPAFTNAAGDILMTEKTVLAVAEKIREKGSNAWFESDSEDLIGNYDPSEDADAPAWAKENWNPSELKKGADIFDVWFESGSSWHSVIEKGEQRKGGKKAGADMYLEGSDQHRGWFQSSFLNSLGVNGKPPFEHILTHGFIVDAQGRKMSKSAGNALDVEQVLKQYGADVCRWWVSSLNYSNDVKADIRIIEGAADEYRTIRNTIRFLLSNLDDFNPETDSIALNQNDEYLVDNVARIILKKTVNETVSFYSAFEYKAASGAILAFCDLFLSKHYIGAVRDRLYCDKADSERRRKTQTVIFEIADALIRLCAPILVHTAEEAYHCLSGDVKEASVHLTDFPRRTELSEKENSVLDEWETSIIPLKDQCLLMLEKAKKEDNPSNPLDAGMESGTDIGNFDCGEIADLLGASRFENGGTLSVKNLTDESKCDRCWKREKTASQRADGGTLCDRCADAVEVK, encoded by the coding sequence ATGTCCGAAAAAACGAAAAAGGAATATAAAAACTCACTGAACCTGCCCCAAGCAAAGGACTTTCCAATGAAAGCCGGGCTTCTGCAAAAGGAGCCGGAAATTCAAAAAGAGTGGGACAAAACCGGCCTTTTTTCAGCGATAAAAGAGAAATCCAAAGAGCGGGAAAAGTTCGTCCTTCACGACGGTCCTCCATACGCCAACGGCTCAATCCACATCGGGCATCTGCTCAATAAAATCCTCAAAGACATAGTGGTGCGCTCAAAAACAATGGAGGGGTTTGATTCTTTCCTGACACCCGGCTGGGACTGCCACGGGCTTCCGATTGAGCATAAGGTGCTCAAAGAATCCGAAGACCTCACGGCGGAGGCGGATCCGATTCAGATAAGAAAAAAATGCCGCAATTACGCCGACAAGTTCGTCCGTAAACAGACAAAAGAAATGAAACGGCTGGGAACAGTGGCGGATTATGAAAACCCTTATTTGACGATGACACCTGAATACGAGGCGGGCGTGCTTGAAGTTTTCTCAAAACTTGTCGCGAAAAATATCGTGCGGCACGACCTCAAACCCGTTCACTGGTCAATTGAAAATAAAACCGCGCTCGCCGAAGCGGAGCTTGAATACCATGAAAAAACAGACCCCAGCGTTTACGTTCTTTTTCCGGTTGCGAACACAAGCGCTCTTCCTCAAAGTTTGAACGCGCCCGCGAAAAGCAACGTTTTCCTGATGATATGGACAACAACCCCATGGACGCTTCCGGCAAACCGCGCCATAGCGGCGGCGCGGGACGCCAAATACGGGCTTTACGCCATAAATAAAACGGAGAAGGGAGACAGACGTTTTTGCGTTGTTTCAGAAAACCTCGCGGAGAGCATTTTTGAGCAAACCGGCGCGGACGCCCGAAAACTCGGTTCGTGTTCAGGCGAAGACTTGGCGGACGCTCAAACCGCATATAACCATCCGTTTGTTGAATATCAGGGCAGGGTGATTTGCGCGCCTCATGTGGGAACGGATGAGGGAACGGGGCTTGTTCACACCGCGCCCGGACACGGAGCCGAAGACTACTCCGCGGCGTTGAAGGAAGGAATTGAGATTTACTGTCCGGTTCGGGAAGATGGAACATTTGATGAGTCCGTGCCCGGCTGGCTGCACGGAAAAAATGTTTGGAAAGGAAACGGAATTGTGATTGAAAAACTGCGCGAGGCGGAACTTCTTTTTCATTCAAAAGAAATTGTTCACAGCTACCCGCACGACTGGCGCGGGAAAACCCCGACAATTTTCCGCGCGACCGCGCAGTGGTTTATAAGAATGGATGAACCGGTCGGCAACGGTGGAAAAACCTTGCGAGAACTCGCGCTCGCGAGCATCGCTGATGAAATCAGGTTTCACCCCGAATGGGGAAGCAAACGGCTCGGCGGAATGGTTGAGTCAAGACCCGACTGGTGCATATCGCGCCAGCGCGCGTGGGGGCTTCCTATTCCGGCTTTTACAAATGCCGCGGGAGACATATTAATGACGGAAAAAACCGTGCTTGCGGTTGCGGAGAAAATCCGCGAAAAAGGAAGCAATGCCTGGTTTGAATCGGACTCCGAAGATTTAATCGGCAACTACGACCCCTCTGAAGACGCGGACGCGCCCGCGTGGGCAAAGGAGAACTGGAATCCGTCCGAACTGAAAAAGGGGGCGGATATTTTTGATGTGTGGTTCGAGTCCGGCTCGTCGTGGCATTCGGTTATTGAAAAGGGCGAACAGCGCAAGGGTGGAAAGAAAGCGGGGGCGGATATGTATCTTGAGGGCTCCGACCAGCACAGGGGCTGGTTTCAGTCATCGTTTCTAAACTCGCTCGGTGTGAACGGAAAACCGCCTTTTGAGCATATCTTGACGCACGGTTTTATTGTTGACGCGCAGGGGCGGAAAATGAGCAAGTCCGCCGGCAACGCTCTTGATGTTGAGCAGGTTTTGAAACAATACGGCGCGGATGTCTGCAGATGGTGGGTGAGTTCTCTCAACTACTCAAATGATGTTAAGGCGGACATAAGGATTATAGAAGGCGCGGCTGACGAATACAGAACGATACGAAACACAATCCGCTTTCTTTTGAGCAATCTGGACGATTTCAATCCCGAAACTGATTCGATCGCGCTCAACCAAAATGATGAATACTTGGTTGATAATGTGGCGCGGATAATTCTCAAAAAAACCGTCAACGAAACGGTGAGTTTTTATTCCGCGTTTGAATACAAAGCGGCGAGCGGCGCGATACTCGCTTTCTGCGACCTGTTCCTGAGCAAGCACTACATAGGCGCGGTGAGAGACCGTCTTTACTGCGACAAAGCGGACTCTGAAAGAAGGAGAAAAACACAAACGGTCATATTTGAAATCGCGGACGCTCTGATACGGCTTTGCGCGCCAATCCTTGTCCATACGGCGGAGGAAGCGTATCACTGTCTGTCAGGAGACGTAAAAGAGGCAAGCGTTCACTTAACCGATTTTCCGCGAAGAACGGAATTGTCTGAAAAAGAAAACTCCGTGTTGGATGAATGGGAAACCTCAATCATTCCTTTGAAAGACCAATGTCTGCTCATGCTTGAAAAAGCGAAAAAAGAAGACAATCCGTCAAACCCTCTGGATGCCGGTATGGAATCCGGAACGGACATCGGCAATTTTGACTGCGGTGAAATCGCGGACCTGCTCGGAGCAAGCCGTTTTGAAAACGGCGGAACGCTCTCAGTAAAAAACCTCACGGACGAGTCCAAATGCGACCGCTGCTGGAAAAGGGAAAAAACCGCGTCTCAAAGAGCGGATGGCGGAACACTGTGTGACCGTTGCGCGGACGCGGTTGAGGTTAAATAA
- a CDS encoding branched-chain alpha-keto acid dehydrogenase subunit E2, whose protein sequence is MAEFRLPEIGESVEEATVITVFFEEGGTVGKDEPIVELETEKAAFELPCPFAGTVEKMAVAVGDKIKVGGLIAVISESGKSADAATKPAPKEKPAEAEPAPATEKDPELEMPEPAPKKTSEPKSKSQSPPSSPSAKSLARELGIDISNIKGTGTRGRVSAEDVRAQAKDLIHATMDGSSDLPDFSPWGETDRTPASTIGKISAQRLKRSWETVPHVTHNDSADITDLEELRKDFSTKAEKAGGKLTVTAIMVKVVASALGTFPKFNGSFDSKRGELVFKNYINIGIAVDTERGLVLPVIKNADEKNIIEISIELADLAKRAREKNIKPDELQGGSFSVSNLGGIGGDSFTPIVNFPEVAILGLSRSKISPVYDEKSGQFKPRMILPLSLSYDHRMIDGAEAARFVRWIAEAMEEPFKLVFEG, encoded by the coding sequence ATGGCTGAATTCCGTTTGCCCGAAATTGGCGAGAGTGTTGAAGAGGCGACTGTAATCACCGTGTTTTTTGAAGAGGGCGGGACGGTTGGCAAAGACGAGCCAATTGTTGAACTTGAAACGGAAAAAGCCGCTTTTGAACTTCCGTGTCCGTTCGCGGGAACGGTTGAAAAGATGGCGGTCGCCGTGGGCGACAAAATAAAAGTCGGCGGACTTATCGCCGTTATCAGCGAAAGCGGAAAATCTGCGGACGCGGCAACAAAACCCGCGCCGAAAGAAAAACCGGCGGAGGCAGAACCCGCACCGGCGACTGAAAAAGACCCCGAACTCGAAATGCCCGAACCTGCGCCGAAAAAAACAAGCGAGCCAAAATCAAAATCGCAATCTCCGCCTTCATCGCCTTCGGCGAAATCGCTTGCGCGAGAACTCGGCATTGATATTTCAAATATCAAAGGCACGGGGACGCGGGGCAGGGTGTCCGCCGAGGATGTGAGAGCGCAGGCAAAAGATTTAATCCACGCGACTATGGACGGCTCGTCAGACCTTCCGGATTTCAGCCCGTGGGGAGAAACTGACAGAACCCCCGCCTCAACAATCGGAAAAATCTCCGCGCAACGTCTCAAGCGCTCATGGGAAACCGTTCCTCATGTTACCCATAACGACAGCGCGGACATTACCGACCTTGAAGAGCTGCGCAAAGATTTCAGCACAAAAGCGGAAAAAGCCGGAGGCAAACTCACCGTAACGGCGATTATGGTTAAGGTTGTGGCTTCCGCGCTGGGAACGTTTCCGAAATTCAACGGCAGTTTTGATTCCAAACGCGGAGAGTTGGTTTTCAAAAACTACATAAACATTGGCATCGCGGTTGACACCGAAAGGGGGCTTGTGTTGCCGGTTATTAAAAACGCGGATGAGAAAAATATAATTGAAATATCCATTGAACTCGCAGACCTCGCGAAAAGAGCGAGAGAAAAAAATATAAAACCCGATGAACTGCAAGGGGGAAGTTTCAGCGTAAGCAACCTCGGCGGCATTGGAGGCGACAGTTTTACGCCAATTGTGAATTTCCCCGAAGTGGCGATTTTAGGGCTTTCACGCTCAAAAATAAGCCCTGTTTACGATGAGAAATCGGGGCAATTCAAACCACGAATGATTTTGCCGCTGTCGCTTTCATACGACCACAGAATGATAGACGGCGCCGAAGCGGCGAGGTTTGTCCGCTGGATTGCCGAAGCGATGGAAGAACCGTTCAAGCTCGTTTTTGAAGGTTAA
- a CDS encoding DUF1460 domain-containing protein, with protein sequence MTRLVGKVSAESTKKTLNKKPDGTNFLDKIPERTVRIWFIKPENLSPDVIDRLQTGDYAGIYATAGGLGVTHTGIIIKKGNTTYLRHASSRKELGKVADEEITAYIKGKPGLTIFRPIGRGEKDGGS encoded by the coding sequence ATGACCCGGCTTGTCGGCAAAGTCTCGGCGGAAAGCACCAAAAAGACGCTTAACAAAAAACCGGACGGAACAAACTTCCTTGATAAAATCCCTGAAAGAACCGTCCGCATATGGTTTATAAAACCCGAAAACCTGTCCCCGGATGTAATAGACCGCCTGCAAACCGGAGACTATGCGGGAATTTACGCGACAGCCGGAGGGCTTGGCGTTACCCACACGGGAATAATCATTAAAAAGGGAAACACGACATACCTGAGACACGCTTCGTCAAGAAAAGAACTTGGAAAAGTGGCGGACGAGGAAATTACGGCATATATTAAAGGCAAGCCCGGATTGACAATTTTCAGACCCATCGGGCGTGGAGAAAAAGACGGTGGCTCTTAG
- a CDS encoding HIT domain-containing protein produces the protein MPTIFSQIINREIPAEIVYEDDLCLAFKDVSPQAPVHILLIPKKEIASLNDLKSGDEGLMGHLMLKVPEIASKEGISEDGYRIVANTGENSGQSVFHIHIHILGGRKLEWPPG, from the coding sequence ATGCCAACCATTTTTTCACAAATAATCAACCGCGAAATCCCGGCGGAGATTGTTTATGAGGACGATCTGTGCCTCGCTTTCAAAGATGTAAGCCCTCAGGCGCCGGTTCACATACTTTTGATACCTAAAAAGGAAATAGCGTCTCTCAATGACCTTAAATCCGGAGATGAGGGTCTTATGGGGCATTTGATGCTTAAAGTGCCGGAAATCGCCTCAAAAGAGGGCATTTCCGAAGACGGATACCGAATTGTCGCCAACACGGGAGAAAACAGCGGACAGTCGGTCTTTCATATCCATATTCACATACTTGGCGGCAGAAAACTGGAATGGCCGCCCGGCTGA
- the recF gene encoding DNA replication and repair protein RecF (All proteins in this family for which functions are known are DNA-binding proteins that assist the filamentation of RecA onto DNA for the initiation of recombination or recombinational repair.): MIFPVSQFTIPVLIVKSLSLRDIRCYASETLSFHPRFNLVYGENGQGKTNLLEAVYMLCRFKPLRGVSSSEIVRFGGRSSALLKGVIEKDSPALVTDVSVSFSDKGGKKVEVNGKRPANLAKKALDFEVVHFTPSEVELAKGSPSLRRRYFDSIICGLVPSHFQDILDFQRVLRQRNSFLASGRATSSGIALWDGQMAEIGARIVEKRLRLVKRINREIDTLYRGIGGADMGAKAQYETSFEISGGKRGELSNSIKKALENGFSRDTKARHTSTGPHRDRISLQIGGKDCALFASQGEARSVVLALKMAEIRLYQEIKKENPIFLLDDISSELDGKRRKFLFDMLLDYPGQVFVTSTSASDILYRGKHKKFRIQAGKVAE, translated from the coding sequence TTGATTTTTCCGGTTTCTCAATTCACAATTCCGGTCTTGATAGTCAAATCCTTATCTCTGCGCGACATCAGGTGTTACGCATCTGAAACCCTGAGCTTTCATCCCCGTTTCAATCTTGTCTACGGAGAAAACGGGCAGGGCAAAACCAATCTTCTTGAAGCGGTTTACATGCTGTGCAGGTTCAAGCCGCTAAGGGGTGTTTCATCTTCGGAGATTGTGCGCTTCGGCGGGCGGTCGTCCGCTTTGCTCAAAGGTGTTATTGAAAAAGATTCCCCCGCGCTTGTAACCGATGTCAGCGTTTCGTTTTCGGATAAGGGCGGAAAGAAGGTTGAGGTGAACGGCAAGAGGCCAGCCAATCTGGCGAAGAAGGCGCTTGATTTTGAAGTGGTTCATTTCACGCCGTCCGAAGTGGAACTGGCAAAGGGAAGTCCTTCATTGCGGCGGCGTTATTTTGACTCAATTATCTGCGGGCTGGTCCCGTCTCATTTTCAGGACATTCTGGACTTTCAGCGCGTTTTACGGCAACGCAATTCGTTTCTCGCTTCCGGACGCGCGACCTCATCGGGCATCGCGCTCTGGGACGGGCAGATGGCGGAAATAGGCGCCAGAATAGTTGAAAAGCGTCTGCGTCTTGTAAAAAGGATAAACCGCGAAATAGACACGCTGTATCGCGGCATTGGAGGGGCGGATATGGGCGCGAAAGCCCAATACGAGACGTCTTTTGAGATTTCAGGCGGAAAACGGGGCGAACTATCCAATTCCATCAAAAAAGCGCTTGAAAACGGCTTTTCGCGCGATACAAAGGCAAGGCATACATCAACCGGTCCCCACAGAGACCGCATATCCCTACAAATAGGCGGTAAAGACTGCGCTTTGTTTGCTTCTCAAGGAGAGGCGCGAAGCGTGGTTCTGGCGCTCAAAATGGCCGAAATCCGTCTTTATCAGGAGATTAAGAAGGAAAATCCCATATTCCTGCTTGATGACATATCAAGCGAACTTGACGGAAAACGGCGGAAATTCCTGTTTGATATGCTTCTTGACTATCCCGGACAGGTTTTTGTTACCTCAACTTCGGCTTCCGATATTCTCTATCGCGGAAAACATAAAAAATTCCGGATTCAAGCCGGAAAAGTGGCGGAGTAG